One Desulfomicrobium macestii DNA window includes the following coding sequences:
- a CDS encoding glycosyltransferase codes for MKIVSITPDIDSGGAAKSLFVLSRALAEKGHALRIMTTAKPSRTNRKVEELSAMGVEVHYFDIPYFPIRLIVCPIPFWKNVWRTVARLGEFRRLVGEVNAFGPDLVHYNSYTTLHTSTLLGAFPSVLHAREVLVEPAPTLPGLKALMRSRINEVIAISPEEGEQADRLFSIPVTTIFNSPSNLLRYEPFPEGEPIVYGAFSHITPIKGQLELVRACVRAADALRSANVRVRIYGGAVGIHQGYLDSVIDEIAVNNLGDVVSFEGFTDQPEEEMRRCHLIVRPDATGQPWGRDVIESLSMGRPVLATGSSQTFIKPGKNGMLIPPRDVPRLAEALTRMADRSELERMGRAAYDFACENLNPGTNIARVIDTLERVARQPR; via the coding sequence ATGAAAATTGTATCTATCACGCCTGACATCGACAGCGGCGGTGCCGCCAAGAGCCTGTTCGTGCTCTCTAGGGCTCTGGCTGAAAAAGGCCACGCGCTGCGCATCATGACCACCGCGAAGCCTTCGCGGACCAATCGTAAGGTGGAGGAACTCTCCGCAATGGGAGTCGAGGTCCATTATTTCGACATCCCCTATTTCCCCATCAGACTTATCGTCTGCCCGATCCCGTTTTGGAAGAATGTCTGGCGGACCGTGGCCCGGCTCGGCGAGTTCCGGCGGTTGGTGGGCGAGGTGAACGCGTTCGGTCCCGACCTGGTTCACTACAACAGCTATACGACCCTTCATACATCCACCCTGCTAGGGGCATTTCCCTCCGTGCTCCATGCCAGAGAAGTGCTCGTGGAGCCCGCGCCGACGCTTCCCGGGTTGAAGGCACTGATGCGCTCCCGCATCAACGAGGTCATCGCCATTTCGCCGGAGGAGGGGGAGCAGGCCGACCGCCTTTTTTCCATTCCTGTTACCACGATCTTCAACTCCCCATCCAATCTCCTGCGCTACGAGCCGTTTCCCGAGGGGGAGCCGATTGTCTACGGTGCATTTTCCCACATCACCCCAATCAAGGGGCAGTTGGAATTGGTTCGTGCCTGCGTGCGTGCTGCGGATGCTCTGCGCAGTGCCAACGTGCGGGTACGAATCTACGGCGGCGCGGTGGGGATTCATCAAGGATACCTCGACTCGGTTATCGATGAGATCGCGGTGAATAATCTGGGAGACGTCGTTTCGTTCGAAGGATTCACGGACCAGCCTGAGGAGGAGATGCGCCGGTGCCACCTAATTGTTCGGCCGGACGCCACGGGCCAGCCGTGGGGTCGCGATGTCATCGAATCCTTGAGCATGGGGCGGCCGGTCCTAGCCACGGGCTCCAGCCAAACCTTCATCAAGCCCGGGAAAAATGGGATGCTGATCCCGCCGCGAGATGTGCCAAGGCTCGCCGAGGCCTTGACCCGGATGGCCGACCGTAGTGAGCTGGAGCGGATGGGCAGGGCGGCCTACGACTTTGCTTGCGAGAACCTTAATCCTGGTACGAACATAGCCCGGGTCATCGATACCCTGGAGCGGGTGGCTAGGCAGCCCCGGTAG
- a CDS encoding NAD-dependent epimerase/dehydratase family protein — protein MNVLIVGGTGFLGAHLYEELAGRGHSVRYTGRSTGAVQGFIHCDITRGDLTVPEGTDVVYYLSQAESYANFPESAPAIFGVNTQGAVKAASSALKAKCKAFFYASTGNVYAPSFLPSTEDALLDRSTPYALSKLQAEEILGLMACETMRICCFRVFGLYGSTQTTKLAAVLMDKVRRSEPIKLAPTPEELASGVGYDTGGLALSWLCINDAAAQLADLGGQALVGARLPRCLNLAGPKPLSLRELTGLMGASLGMKPIYEIEATPRTRDFIADVGLLKKILKPKYTAHETAIEVFVRCRKARRNE, from the coding sequence ATGAACGTGCTCATTGTCGGCGGCACCGGATTTCTCGGCGCCCATCTATACGAGGAACTGGCCGGACGCGGCCACTCGGTCCGGTATACCGGGCGCTCCACTGGGGCAGTCCAAGGCTTCATCCATTGTGACATCACCAGAGGCGATCTGACCGTCCCGGAAGGTACGGACGTGGTCTACTACCTGTCGCAGGCGGAAAGCTATGCCAATTTCCCGGAGTCGGCTCCCGCTATTTTCGGCGTCAATACCCAGGGCGCGGTCAAGGCCGCCTCCTCGGCACTCAAGGCGAAATGCAAGGCGTTTTTTTACGCCTCGACGGGCAATGTCTATGCGCCTTCTTTCTTGCCGTCTACGGAAGACGCCCTATTGGACAGGAGCACGCCGTATGCCCTAAGCAAGCTGCAGGCCGAGGAGATTCTCGGCCTGATGGCATGTGAAACGATGCGGATCTGCTGCTTTCGGGTGTTCGGTCTGTACGGCTCCACGCAGACAACCAAACTTGCGGCCGTGCTCATGGACAAGGTACGGCGGAGCGAACCCATTAAGCTCGCGCCAACCCCGGAGGAACTCGCCTCAGGAGTCGGATACGACACCGGCGGCCTCGCGCTGTCCTGGCTTTGCATCAACGACGCGGCTGCCCAACTCGCCGACCTCGGCGGACAAGCGCTCGTAGGAGCGCGCCTTCCCCGTTGTCTGAATCTCGCCGGTCCGAAACCGCTTTCCTTGCGGGAACTGACCGGACTCATGGGCGCCAGCCTCGGCATGAAACCGATCTACGAAATCGAGGCGACGCCCAGAACGCGCGACTTTATCGCCGACGTAGGGTTGCTCAAGAAGATTCTGAAGCCAAAATACACCGCCCATGAGACGGCGATAGAGGTTTTCGTGCGCTGCCGAAAGGCTAGACGGAACGAATAG